A portion of the Cyanobium sp. PCC 7001 genome contains these proteins:
- a CDS encoding phosphotransferase enzyme family protein, giving the protein MECTLSDLRGIADRFALPAAVSAVTPLGNGNVNDTFRVETESGQRFVLQRLNTRVFRHPEQVMANIVALNRHVAGRAPLTATPERRWELPEAIPLRDATAFQLRHPSGVWRMLSHVDQANTHDTVLHLDHAAELGRGLGTFHRLIHDLPCRQLADTLEGFHITPGYLASFDQVHAGLTGRTPQHRFDADEHHCIAFVNQRRALAGVLEQAKAAGVLQLRPIHGDPKVNNVMLDTATGRAVALVDLDTVKPGLVHYDIGDCLRSGCNPAGEESRDLEAVVFDLDRCRAILGGYLEQARSFLTAADFDHLPVAARLISFELGLRFFTDHLAGNRYFKVSHPRHNLERALVQFRLTESIEAQDTALNALIEELR; this is encoded by the coding sequence ATGGAGTGCACGCTGAGCGACCTGCGCGGCATCGCCGACCGCTTTGCCCTGCCGGCAGCGGTGAGCGCCGTCACACCCCTGGGCAACGGCAACGTCAACGACACCTTCAGGGTGGAGACGGAGAGCGGACAGCGTTTCGTGCTGCAGCGCCTCAACACCCGCGTGTTTCGCCACCCAGAGCAGGTGATGGCCAACATCGTGGCCCTCAACCGCCATGTGGCCGGCCGGGCCCCCCTGACGGCCACGCCGGAGAGACGCTGGGAACTGCCCGAGGCGATTCCGCTGCGCGACGCCACGGCCTTCCAGCTCCGGCATCCGTCGGGGGTGTGGCGGATGCTCAGCCATGTGGACCAGGCCAACACCCACGACACGGTGCTCCACCTCGACCATGCGGCCGAACTGGGCCGGGGCCTGGGCACCTTCCACCGGCTGATCCACGATCTGCCCTGCCGGCAGCTGGCCGACACCCTGGAGGGCTTCCACATCACGCCGGGCTACCTGGCCAGCTTCGATCAGGTGCACGCCGGCCTGACGGGGCGGACGCCCCAGCACCGCTTCGACGCCGATGAGCACCATTGCATCGCCTTCGTGAACCAGAGGCGGGCCCTGGCCGGGGTGCTGGAGCAGGCCAAGGCCGCAGGGGTGCTGCAGCTGCGGCCGATCCACGGCGATCCGAAGGTCAACAACGTGATGCTCGACACCGCCACCGGTCGCGCCGTGGCCCTGGTGGATCTCGACACGGTGAAGCCCGGGCTGGTGCACTACGACATCGGGGACTGCCTGCGCTCCGGCTGCAACCCGGCGGGAGAGGAGAGCCGCGATCTGGAGGCGGTGGTGTTCGATCTCGATCGCTGCCGCGCCATTCTGGGGGGCTATCTGGAGCAGGCCCGCAGTTTCCTCACCGCCGCCGATTTCGACCACCTCCCCGTGGCGGCCCGGTTGATCAGTTTCGAGCTGGGCCTGCGCTTCTTCACCGATCATCTGGCCGGCAACCGCTACTTCAAGGTGAGCCATCCGCGTCACAACCTCGAACGGGCCCTGGTGCAGTTCCGCCTCACCGAAAGCATCGAGGCCCAGGACACCGCCCTGAACGCCCTGATCGAGGAGCTGCGCTGA
- a CDS encoding glycosyltransferase family 39 protein, which yields MSPWRPRTGWGLLVLMVAAAALRFHDPGHQWLSHDEVYTALRTAGFPPLEPPAQLTAGELQQFLRLSADHGWSATLRELARHPEHPPLYFLLARLVREGFGEAMVSVRLLSALFSVLLVPAVYWLGWEVSGSLGLAALAAGMAVVSPLQLLYAQEARPYSLLVLLTALACAGLLRLRRGPGPLPFWSYVLTLVAGLYTSLIFVLVPLSHGLHGLLPGQPAGHRRRWGAAMAIALVAFLPWLWILGVRLEAFLRHTAWLRVVPPAPPDAWLRGLHWSAPFVDLGGQPPPWWPAAALTVVLALAGAGALVLARRTTSPGWSLLVLLLLLNLLVLEAGDLATGGRHAQMTRYLLPGLLGAQMLVAGALWGLVSVRGSRPAGVLLLVAALLAGALSCRSILAADTWWHQYRLYRPTRVQAALWAHPGSQLRLVRSPTSLGEAIALAQRLDPDTPLCFVAAPLSSGAPGPPAAAVVQASDLGQVVLPADGAGSSASCAGP from the coding sequence TTGAGCCCCTGGCGTCCCAGGACCGGCTGGGGCCTCCTGGTGCTGATGGTGGCGGCGGCGGCACTCCGCTTTCACGACCCCGGGCACCAGTGGCTCTCCCACGACGAGGTGTACACCGCGCTGCGCACCGCCGGCTTCCCTCCTCTGGAGCCGCCAGCCCAGCTCACGGCCGGTGAGCTGCAGCAGTTCCTGCGACTCTCCGCCGACCATGGCTGGAGTGCGACCCTGCGGGAACTGGCGCGCCATCCCGAGCACCCGCCGCTCTACTTCCTGCTGGCCCGGCTGGTGCGGGAAGGATTCGGCGAGGCCATGGTCTCGGTGCGTCTGCTCTCGGCCCTGTTCAGTGTGCTGCTCGTGCCGGCGGTGTACTGGCTCGGATGGGAAGTATCGGGATCCCTTGGCCTTGCTGCCCTGGCGGCCGGCATGGCCGTCGTGTCGCCGCTGCAGCTTCTCTATGCCCAGGAGGCCCGGCCCTACAGCCTTCTGGTGCTGCTTACGGCCCTGGCCTGTGCGGGCCTGCTGCGCCTCAGACGGGGCCCGGGCCCGCTGCCGTTCTGGAGCTATGTGCTCACCCTCGTGGCGGGCCTGTACACCAGCCTGATCTTCGTGCTGGTTCCCCTCAGCCATGGCCTCCATGGTCTGCTGCCGGGCCAGCCCGCCGGCCACCGGCGCCGCTGGGGCGCCGCCATGGCGATCGCCCTGGTGGCATTCCTGCCCTGGCTGTGGATTCTGGGGGTGCGGCTGGAGGCGTTTCTGCGCCACACCGCCTGGCTGCGGGTGGTGCCGCCGGCCCCGCCGGATGCCTGGCTGCGGGGGCTGCACTGGAGCGCCCCCTTCGTGGATCTGGGTGGGCAGCCGCCGCCGTGGTGGCCCGCTGCGGCACTCACGGTGGTGCTGGCCCTGGCGGGGGCTGGCGCTCTGGTCTTGGCGCGGCGAACGACGTCGCCGGGATGGTCGCTGCTGGTGTTGCTGCTGTTGCTCAATCTGCTGGTGCTGGAGGCCGGCGACCTGGCCACCGGCGGCAGACACGCCCAGATGACCCGCTACCTGCTGCCGGGCCTGCTGGGCGCCCAGATGCTGGTGGCTGGCGCTCTCTGGGGCCTGGTGAGCGTCAGGGGGAGCCGCCCGGCCGGGGTGCTGCTGCTGGTGGCCGCGCTGCTGGCAGGTGCCCTGTCGTGCCGCTCCATCCTCGCGGCCGACACCTGGTGGCATCAGTACCGCCTGTACAGGCCCACGCGCGTGCAGGCGGCCCTGTGGGCTCACCCCGGCAGCCAGCTGCGGCTGGTGCGCTCGCCCACCAGCCTCGGCGAGGCCATCGCCCTGGCCCAGCGCCTGGATCCGGACACGCCCCTCTGCTTCGTTGCGGCCCCGCTCAGCTCCGGGGCTCCTGGTCCTCCTGCAGCGGCCGTGGTGCAGGCGTCCGATCTGGGGCAGGTGGTCCTGCCAGCAGACGGCGCAGGTAGCTCCGCCAGTTGCGCAGGGCCTTGA
- a CDS encoding dihydroneopterin aldolase — MSGDQVVVRGLRLWAHVGVLEQERRLGQRFELDVVLGADLAEAARADSLAASLDYSRLIADLLQLAPRLECLTLEHFSERILARVEALYGPVPVWLELRKCAAPVPGFSGLVAVRRSRHWPAGPPPLLGLEGAHG; from the coding sequence GTGAGCGGCGATCAGGTGGTGGTGCGGGGCCTGCGCCTGTGGGCCCATGTGGGGGTGCTGGAGCAGGAGCGGCGGCTGGGCCAGCGGTTCGAACTCGACGTGGTGCTCGGGGCCGACCTGGCCGAGGCCGCCCGGGCCGATTCCCTTGCCGCCAGCCTCGACTACAGCCGCCTGATCGCCGATCTGCTGCAGTTGGCACCGCGTCTGGAGTGCCTCACCCTCGAACACTTCAGCGAGCGCATCCTTGCCCGGGTGGAGGCCCTGTACGGGCCCGTGCCGGTGTGGCTCGAACTGCGCAAGTGCGCCGCTCCGGTGCCGGGCTTCTCGGGCCTGGTGGCCGTGCGCCGCAGCCGCCACTGGCCCGCCGGGCCGCCGCCGCTGCTCGGCCTCGAGGGTGCCCATGGCTGA
- a CDS encoding M3 family metallopeptidase has protein sequence MGNATAVQPLLAGQGLPAFEAITPEQINAAMPRLLEELDAELTALEHRLEQQPAQPEAALHWESVMDPLQRLGERLRWSWGVVSHLHGVCNSPELREAYQQQQPAVVAFGSRAGQSRVVYRALETLAQQHAASQPGDPAHLDPTQLRILEAERLDMQLRGVGLEGAEQDAFNAATAELASLASTFGNHVLDATNGWSLTLTREEELAGLPDSLRELLAQAAREAGEEGWRLGLDMPRVVPFLKYSQRRDLRETVYRAHVSRASSGELDNGPLIERILTLKRDQARRLGYANWAEVSLATKMAGSVADVEQLLEELRAAAFPVAEAELEALRACARRHGAPEADALRPWDVSYWAEVLRRESFDLDAEALRPWFPLEQVLQGLFGLCQRLFDIRIVSTEGEAPLWHPDVRYFRVLDAGNGTPLAGFYLDPYSRPGSKRGGAWMDECLGRSSTPSGETVLPVAYLICNQSPPVGDTPSLMTFEEVETLFHEFGHGLQHMLTTVERAQAAGINNVEWDAVELPSQFMENWCYDRATLMGMARHWRSGEPLPEREYEKLLAARTFMGGTATLRQVHFALTDLRLHSQWTPDGGQSPEQLRRAIARSTTVLEPIPEDAFLCAFSHIFAGGYAAGYYSYKWAEVLSADAFSAFEEVGLEQEEAIVATGRRFRDTVLSLGGSRSPAEVFEAFRGRQPSSEALIRHSGLAASSG, from the coding sequence ATGGGCAACGCCACCGCAGTTCAGCCCCTGCTCGCCGGCCAGGGTCTGCCGGCCTTCGAAGCCATCACCCCGGAGCAGATCAACGCGGCCATGCCCCGGTTGCTGGAGGAGCTCGACGCGGAGCTCACGGCGCTGGAACACCGGCTCGAGCAGCAGCCGGCCCAGCCTGAGGCCGCGCTGCACTGGGAGAGCGTGATGGATCCGCTCCAGCGCCTCGGCGAGCGGCTGCGCTGGAGCTGGGGGGTAGTGAGCCACCTGCACGGCGTGTGCAACAGCCCCGAGTTGCGGGAGGCCTACCAGCAGCAGCAGCCGGCCGTGGTGGCCTTCGGCAGTCGCGCCGGCCAGAGCCGGGTGGTGTACCGGGCCCTGGAGACGCTGGCCCAGCAGCACGCCGCCAGCCAGCCCGGTGATCCTGCGCACCTCGATCCCACCCAGCTGCGCATCCTGGAAGCGGAGCGCCTCGACATGCAGCTGCGCGGCGTGGGGCTGGAGGGGGCCGAGCAGGATGCCTTCAACGCCGCCACCGCCGAGCTGGCCAGCCTGGCGAGCACCTTCGGCAACCACGTGCTCGATGCCACCAACGGCTGGAGCCTCACCCTCACCCGCGAGGAGGAGCTGGCCGGGCTGCCGGACAGCCTGCGCGAGCTGCTGGCCCAGGCCGCGCGGGAAGCCGGGGAGGAGGGCTGGCGCCTGGGGCTGGACATGCCACGGGTGGTGCCGTTCCTGAAGTACAGCCAGCGGCGGGACCTGCGCGAAACCGTCTACCGCGCCCATGTGAGCCGAGCCTCCAGCGGTGAGCTCGACAACGGCCCGCTGATCGAGCGGATCCTCACCCTCAAGCGGGACCAGGCGCGCCGCCTGGGCTACGCCAACTGGGCCGAGGTGAGCCTGGCCACGAAGATGGCCGGATCCGTGGCGGACGTGGAGCAGCTGCTTGAAGAACTGCGGGCGGCGGCGTTCCCGGTGGCCGAGGCGGAGCTGGAGGCCCTCAGAGCCTGTGCCCGGCGCCATGGCGCCCCCGAAGCCGACGCCCTCAGACCCTGGGACGTGAGCTACTGGGCCGAGGTGCTGCGCCGGGAATCGTTCGACCTCGATGCCGAGGCCCTGCGTCCCTGGTTCCCACTCGAGCAGGTGCTGCAGGGCCTGTTCGGCCTCTGCCAGCGCCTGTTCGACATCCGCATCGTGAGCACCGAAGGGGAGGCGCCCCTCTGGCATCCCGATGTGCGCTACTTCCGGGTGCTGGATGCCGGCAACGGCACCCCCCTGGCCGGCTTCTACCTCGATCCCTACAGCCGGCCGGGCAGCAAGCGCGGCGGCGCCTGGATGGACGAATGCCTGGGCCGCTCGAGCACCCCATCCGGCGAGACCGTGCTGCCGGTGGCCTACCTGATCTGCAACCAGAGCCCGCCCGTGGGGGACACCCCCAGCCTGATGACCTTCGAGGAGGTGGAGACCCTGTTCCACGAGTTCGGCCACGGACTCCAGCACATGCTCACCACCGTGGAGCGGGCCCAGGCCGCCGGCATCAACAACGTGGAGTGGGATGCGGTGGAGCTGCCCAGCCAGTTCATGGAGAACTGGTGCTACGACCGGGCCACGCTGATGGGAATGGCGCGCCACTGGCGAAGCGGCGAGCCCCTGCCGGAACGGGAATACGAGAAGCTCCTGGCCGCCCGCACCTTCATGGGGGGCACCGCCACCCTGCGCCAGGTGCACTTCGCCCTCACCGACCTGCGCCTCCACAGCCAGTGGACGCCGGATGGGGGCCAGAGCCCGGAGCAGCTGCGTCGTGCCATCGCCCGCAGCACCACGGTGCTGGAGCCGATTCCCGAGGATGCCTTCCTCTGTGCCTTCAGCCACATCTTTGCCGGCGGCTATGCCGCGGGCTACTACTCCTACAAGTGGGCGGAGGTGCTCAGCGCCGACGCCTTCAGCGCCTTCGAGGAAGTGGGTCTGGAGCAGGAGGAGGCGATCGTGGCCACGGGCCGCCGCTTCCGCGACACGGTTCTCAGCCTGGGGGGCAGCCGCTCCCCGGCCGAGGTGTTCGAGGCCTTTCGCGGCCGCCAGCCCAGCAGCGAAGCCCTCATCCGTCATTCGGGCCTGGCGGCCTCCAGCGGCTGA
- a CDS encoding polysaccharide pyruvyl transferase family protein — protein MADRAHSSSGLARLVPAGLRGWRQPPPTAPVALVWWGSWPRGATLGDLLAVENLSAALRTAGVPHSVLSHPSHALPSHLAIRRPWRLASQLHTLVFVCGPLVLTKRVRRLLAACGHARKLAAGVSLLERQRPFNVLLDGVVARDGTESATFDLAIARCQPPLERPRPASPAQARIGLCLRGPQKDYGPARDRSAAVEGLFRQVLADHPGPVLPIDTVLSARNSAADIEAAFDGVDLVITTRLHGSLLALAAGVPVIAVDQIAGGGKLTEVLSRTGWPHLFPAEACSPDQLAALMRGCLEDCPLEAIAASQARMLLLSRQALQASVALVQEKAG, from the coding sequence ATGGCTGATCGCGCTCACTCGTCCTCCGGCCTGGCCCGGTTGGTGCCCGCCGGCCTTCGGGGATGGCGCCAGCCCCCTCCCACTGCCCCGGTGGCGCTGGTGTGGTGGGGCAGCTGGCCCAGGGGCGCCACCCTTGGCGATCTGCTGGCGGTGGAGAACCTCTCGGCCGCGCTGCGCACGGCCGGGGTGCCCCACAGCGTGCTCTCCCACCCCAGCCACGCGCTGCCGAGCCATCTGGCGATCCGCCGGCCCTGGCGGCTGGCCAGCCAGCTGCACACGCTGGTGTTCGTCTGCGGGCCGCTGGTGCTGACCAAGCGGGTGCGACGGCTGCTCGCTGCCTGCGGCCATGCCCGCAAGCTCGCCGCCGGGGTGTCGCTGCTGGAGCGCCAACGACCTTTCAATGTCCTGCTCGATGGGGTGGTGGCGCGCGACGGCACCGAGTCCGCCACCTTTGATCTGGCCATTGCCCGCTGCCAGCCGCCCTTGGAGCGGCCCCGGCCCGCCAGCCCGGCCCAGGCACGCATCGGCCTCTGCCTGAGGGGGCCTCAGAAGGACTACGGCCCGGCGCGGGACCGCTCGGCGGCAGTGGAGGGCCTGTTCAGGCAGGTGCTGGCCGATCACCCCGGCCCCGTGCTGCCGATCGACACGGTGCTTTCGGCCCGCAATTCCGCGGCTGACATCGAAGCGGCCTTCGACGGGGTGGATCTGGTGATCACCACCCGGCTGCATGGCTCGCTGCTCGCCCTGGCGGCCGGTGTGCCCGTGATCGCCGTGGATCAGATCGCCGGGGGCGGCAAGCTCACCGAGGTGCTCAGCCGCACCGGCTGGCCCCACCTCTTCCCCGCTGAGGCCTGCAGCCCGGATCAACTGGCCGCCTTGATGCGCGGTTGTCTGGAGGATTGCCCCCTGGAGGCGATCGCCGCCAGTCAGGCGCGGATGCTCCTGCTGTCCCGCCAGGCGCTCCAGGCCTCTGTGGCCCTGGTTCAGGAAAAGGCCGGCTGA
- a CDS encoding glutamate-5-semialdehyde dehydrogenase, whose translation MTVTATPPPGSGPPGTAAPAAAVPDPSPELLQRAATVRRCAMALGQCGDGARQQAVLAMAEALEQARPSILAANQADLEAAAGNGLAPALVARLKLDAAKLDGAIAGVRQVAGLPDPVGRRQLHTELDQGLVLERLSVPLGVVGVIFEARPDAVMQIASLAIRSGNGAILKGGREASRSCGAILAALQTGLGRSAVAPEALTLLTSREESLALLKLDGLVDLIIPRGSNALVRFIQDNTRIPVLGHADGVCHLYVDAAADPEQALRVALDAKTQYPAACNAIETLLVHRAIAPAFLSLAIPAFARAGVELRGDGASQALGVPVAATEVDWGTEYSDLILAVKVVEDLETALEHIGRYGSRHTDAICTTDAATADRFLAAVDSAGVFLNCSTRFADGFRYGFGAEVGISTQTLPPRGPVGLEGLVTYRYRLRGEGHIAADYAQGERRFTHRSLPL comes from the coding sequence GTCACCGCCACACCGCCGCCCGGATCCGGCCCGCCGGGCACCGCCGCTCCGGCGGCTGCCGTTCCCGATCCGAGCCCCGAGCTGCTGCAGCGGGCCGCCACCGTGCGCCGTTGCGCCATGGCCCTGGGCCAGTGCGGCGATGGGGCCCGCCAGCAGGCCGTGCTGGCGATGGCCGAGGCGCTGGAGCAGGCCCGCCCCTCGATCCTGGCCGCCAACCAGGCCGATCTGGAGGCTGCCGCCGGCAATGGCCTGGCGCCTGCCCTGGTGGCGCGGCTCAAGCTCGATGCCGCCAAGCTCGATGGGGCGATCGCCGGCGTGCGCCAGGTGGCTGGTCTGCCAGACCCGGTGGGACGGCGCCAGCTCCATACGGAACTGGATCAGGGACTGGTGCTGGAGCGGCTCAGCGTGCCCCTCGGGGTGGTGGGGGTGATCTTCGAGGCCCGGCCCGATGCGGTGATGCAGATCGCCTCCCTGGCCATCCGCTCCGGCAATGGCGCCATCTTGAAGGGCGGCCGGGAGGCCAGCCGCAGCTGCGGGGCCATCCTCGCCGCCCTGCAGACGGGGCTGGGCCGCAGCGCCGTGGCGCCGGAGGCCCTCACCCTGCTCACCAGCCGGGAGGAGAGCCTGGCCTTGCTGAAGCTGGATGGCCTGGTGGACCTGATCATCCCCCGGGGCTCCAATGCCCTCGTGCGCTTCATCCAGGACAACACCCGCATCCCGGTGCTGGGCCACGCCGATGGGGTGTGCCACCTCTATGTCGATGCCGCCGCCGATCCGGAGCAGGCCCTGCGGGTGGCCCTCGATGCCAAGACCCAGTACCCGGCGGCCTGCAACGCCATCGAAACCCTGCTGGTGCATCGGGCCATCGCTCCGGCCTTTCTCTCCCTGGCCATCCCCGCCTTCGCCCGGGCCGGGGTGGAGCTGCGCGGCGATGGGGCCAGTCAGGCCCTGGGGGTGCCGGTGGCGGCCACGGAGGTCGACTGGGGCACGGAGTATTCCGATCTGATCCTGGCGGTGAAGGTGGTGGAGGATCTGGAGACTGCCCTGGAGCACATCGGCCGCTACGGATCCAGGCACACCGACGCGATCTGCACCACCGATGCAGCCACGGCCGATCGCTTCCTCGCGGCGGTGGACAGCGCCGGGGTGTTCCTCAACTGCAGCACCCGCTTCGCCGACGGTTTCCGCTACGGCTTCGGGGCCGAGGTGGGCATCAGCACCCAGACCCTGCCGCCGCGGGGGCCGGTGGGCCTGGAAGGCCTGGTGACCTACCGCTATCGCCTGCGGGGCGAAGGCCACATCGCCGCCGACTACGCCCAGGGGGAACGCCGCTTCACCCACCGTTCCCTGCCCCTGTGA
- a CDS encoding DOMON-like domain-containing protein translates to MARQTFRLVPFEAGGPAVTIDGQLTLAAAMPGEGAPVLELALLVRDRDPGDGAGNGVASLAIPELLPDAPTAGAEGLRRDGLWQHTCLECFVGPAGQPHYLEFNLAPHGAWTVYALDGYRQGLRPAPDYRSLPFRCTSSPEGLELNLRCALPRGWKAVACLDWQVSAVLEDRHGSLSYWALRHPRGAADFHDRNQWVLDQPL, encoded by the coding sequence ATGGCGCGCCAGACCTTCCGGCTGGTGCCCTTCGAGGCCGGCGGACCGGCCGTGACCATCGACGGCCAGCTCACGCTGGCGGCGGCCATGCCGGGGGAGGGCGCTCCGGTGCTGGAGCTGGCGCTGCTGGTGCGCGACCGGGACCCCGGGGACGGTGCCGGCAACGGTGTGGCCAGCCTGGCCATCCCCGAACTCCTGCCGGACGCCCCCACCGCCGGCGCCGAGGGCCTGCGCCGCGACGGGCTCTGGCAGCACACCTGCCTGGAGTGTTTCGTGGGCCCCGCCGGCCAGCCGCACTACCTGGAGTTCAACCTCGCCCCCCACGGCGCCTGGACTGTGTACGCCCTCGACGGCTACCGGCAGGGGCTGCGGCCCGCTCCCGACTACCGCAGCCTGCCGTTCCGGTGCACCAGCAGCCCCGAGGGCCTGGAGCTGAATCTGCGCTGTGCGCTGCCGCGCGGCTGGAAGGCTGTGGCGTGCCTCGACTGGCAGGTGAGTGCCGTGCTGGAAGACCGCCACGGCAGCCTCAGCTACTGGGCGCTGCGCCATCCCCGCGGGGCCGCGGACTTCCATGACCGGAACCAGTGGGTGCTGGACCAGCCGTTGTGA